Genomic window (Streptomyces sp. NBC_00078):
CGTCGATCACGCGGTCCGGCTTCGTGTCGAGCTCCTTGGCGATCTCCGCGGGCTCCGGGTCACGGCCGTGCTCGCGGTTGAACTCGCGCTGCACACGGCGGATCCGGCCCAGCTCCTCCACCAGGTGGACGGGCAGGCGGATGGTGCGCGACTGGTCCGCTATCGAGCGGGTGATCGCCTGACGGATCCACCAGGTCGCGTACGTCGAGAACTTGAAGCCCTTGGCGTAGTCGAACTTCTCGACCGCGCGCACCAGTCCGGCGTTGCCCTCCTGGATCAGGTCGAGGAGGGGGAGGCCGCTGCGCGGGTAACGCCGGGCCACGGCCACGACCAGGCGGAGGTTGGAGCGGATGAAGACGTCCTTCGCCCGCTCACCGTCGTCGACCAGGGCCTGAAGCTCCTCGCGGGAGGCCTCGGCCTTGGACTCCTCGTCTCCGTCGAGGACCTGTCGCGCGAACACACCCGCCTCGATGATCTGTGACAGCTCGACCTCCTTGGCGGCGTCGAGCAGCGGCGTGCGCGCGATCTCGTCGAGGTACATGCCGACCAGGTCACGGTCGGCGATCTCGCCGGCGTGAGCGCGAACACTGCTTGCCCTGTCGGCCGTCTCGCCGGT
Coding sequences:
- a CDS encoding RNA polymerase sigma factor RpoD/SigA; this translates as MATRAVARRKSATGETADRASSVRAHAGEIADRDLVGMYLDEIARTPLLDAAKEVELSQIIEAGVFARQVLDGDEESKAEASREELQALVDDGERAKDVFIRSNLRLVVAVARRYPRSGLPLLDLIQEGNAGLVRAVEKFDYAKGFKFSTYATWWIRQAITRSIADQSRTIRLPVHLVEELGRIRRVQREFNREHGRDPEPAEIAKELDTKPDRVIDVLDWARDPVSLNMAVDDEGETQFGDLLEDTSAVSPEQSVLTLLRSEELDHLIGRLDPRTASIIKMRYGIDDGRERTLTEVGKKHGLTRERIRQIEKHALLELKKLARSTGFEAAA